Proteins encoded by one window of Cloeon dipterum chromosome 4, ieCloDipt1.1, whole genome shotgun sequence:
- the LOC135943135 gene encoding ejaculatory bulb-specific protein 3-like, with product MVHMQVLLFVVLAAVAAVAQEPPGKYSIKFDGINLEDILRDNNRFLPYIKCLMDQGRCTPDGNELKRTMADEFQTDCAKCSQKQKAAVDMVINFLIKNRQHEWNNLIKKFDPNGEYQKRHEANLNRN from the exons ATGGTCCACATGCAAGTGTTGTTGTTCGTGGTGCTGGCGGCCGTCGCCGCCGTGGCCCAAGAGCCGCCCGGCAAGTATTCTATTAAATTCGATGGCATCAACCTGGAGGATATCCTCAGGGACAATAACCGCTTCCTCCCCTACATCAAATGTCTCATGGATCAGGGACGTTGCACCCCCGATGGAAATGAGCTCAAGA GAACCATGGCTGACGAGTTCCAGACTGACTGCGCAAAGTGCAGCCAGAAGCAGAAGGCCGCCGTCGATATGGTGATCAACTTCCTGATCAAGAACCGCCAACATGAATGGAACAATCTGATCAAAAAGTTCGACCCGAACGGCGAGTACCAAAAGCGCCACGAGGCCAATCTGAATCGCAATTAG
- the LOC135943586 gene encoding asparagine synthetase [glutamine-hydrolyzing]-like, translating into MCGIWAVFGISPEKIRHHETSAKISHRGPDAWRIEYDNRLKNGCLCFHRLAIVDELSGMQPMKRIFNPHLTLLCNGELYNCERLSEEFGFKYESHCDVECIMHLYDKFGADRTASMLDGVFGFCLVDAKKRRILIARDAYGVRPLFRLTGPGGVLGICSEAKGLIHLVDGPEYKLDPFPPGTFEEYELDLEGRATLIRQQKYYTIGDKPAYRMAVLEKDYSDDIYANIRTVFTAAVKKRLMADRRIGCLLSGGLDSSLVAALLVKLANEANLPYKVQTFSIGMGDESPDLVAARKVAAHIGSEHHEVVFSEKDVEDVLKDVLYHLEIADITTLRASIPMFLLARYIKQKTDSTVIFSGEGADEVAQGYIYFRDAPSEEEGHKESLRLLNELYLYDVLRTDRTTAAHSLEVRVPFLDHQFSSYYLNLPKKLLQPQDNVEKYVLRKAFDGLDLLPKDILWRHKEAFSDGVASKKKPIFKILQETIEPLVPNEALAEAEKRFPQCTPKTKEALFYRQEFDSNYPGQGHWLPHFWMPRWSDATDPSAQFISHYAAE; encoded by the exons ATGTGTGGAATATGGGCCGTTTTTGGAATCTCCCCGGAGAAAATCCGACACCACGAGACGTCTGCGAAAATTTCCCACAGAGGACCGGACGCGTGGAGGATTGAGTACGACAACAGACTAAAA AACGGTTGTTTGTGCTTCCACCGACTAGCGATTGTGGATGAGCTGAGCGGCATGCAGCCGATGAAGAGAATCTTCAACCCTCATCTGACCCTCCTCTGCAACGGGGAATTGTACAACTGCGAAAGA CTGAGCGAAGAGTTTGGCTTCAAGTACGAGAGCCACTGCGATGTCGAGTGCATCATGCACTTGTACGACAAATTCGGCGCCGACCGCACGGCCAGCATGCTGGACGGCGTGTTCGGCTTCTGCTTGGTGGACGCCAAGAAGCGGCGCATCCTCATCGCCAGGGACGCGTATGGGGTGCGACCTTTGTTCAGGCTCACCGGGCCTGGCGGCGTCCTCGGCATCTGCTCCGAAGCCAAAG GGTTGATTCACTTGGTGGACGGCCCCGAGTACAAGCTCGACCCTTTCCCGCCCGGAACTTTTGAAGAGTACGAGTTGGACCTCGAGGGAAGGGCCACCCTGATCAGACAGCAGAAGTACTACACCATCGGAGACAAGCCTGCCTACCGAATGGCTGTTTTGGAAAAAG acTACTCTGATGACATCTACGCCAACATCAGGACGGTGTTCACTGCAGCAGTGAAAAAGCGGCTGATGGCTGATCGCAGGATCGGCTGTCTTCTGTCAGGAGGACTGGACTCGAGTCTTGTGGCCGCCCTGCTGGTTAAACTGGCCAACGAGGCCAACTTGCCTTACAAAGTGCAG ACCTTCTCCATCGGCATGGGCGACGAGAGTCCCGACCTGGTGGCGGCGCGCAAGGTCGCGGCCCACATTGGCAGCGAGCACCACGAGGTGGTCTTCTCCGAGAAGGACGTGGAAGACGTCCTGAAAGACGTGCTGTACCACCTCGAGATTGCGGACATCACCACCCTGAGGGCCTCCATCC ccATGTTCCTGCTGGCGAGGTACATCAAGCAGAAGACCGACTCGACCGTCATCTTCAGCGGAGAGGGCGCCGACGAGGTTGCTCAGGGTTACATCTACTTCAGGGACGCTCCTTCCGAGGAGGAGGGCCACAAGGAGAGTCTGCGTCTCCTGAACGAATTGTACCTTTACGACGTTCTCAGGACGGACAGGACCACCGCCGCTCACAG tttggaGGTGAGGGTGCCATTCCTGGACCACCAGTTCTCAAGTTACTACCTGAACCTGCCGAAGAAGCTGCTCCAGCCGCAGGACAACGTTGAGAAGTACGTTCTGCGGAAGGCCTTCGACGGGCTTGACCTGCTGCCCAAGGACATCCTGTGGCGCCACAAGGAGGCTTTCAGCGATGGCGTCGCTTCCAAGAAGAAGCCGATTTTCAAGATCCTGCAGGAAACCATCGAGCCCCTCGTGCCGAATGAAGCGCTGGCCGAGGCAGAGAAACGGTTCCCTCAGTGCACGCCGAAAACCAAAGAGGCCCTTTTCTACAG GCAAGAGTTTGACTCCAACTACCCTGGCCAGGGCCACTGGTTGCCCCACTTCTGGATGCCCCGCTGGAGCGACGCCACCGACCCCTCAGCCCAGTTTATCAGCCACTACGCAGCTGAATAA
- the LOC135942972 gene encoding uncharacterized protein LOC135942972 gives MVLVSAAAVSSFFLATAAFFRGFTEPTTTNRPTLRPIVPLNLRFGIPAVDHLEEEATNNHNAIPSSSSISTSSVSIAHGTHHVHHTVAHHDGNLFTSRLDNIDMDRILNNRRLVHNYVGCVVGKKPCTAEGKEFKRSLPDVLLTECAKCSVQMQRNIEHMVHVLQKEYPLEWQQLVKHYDPDGSYRKRYPHYLLASDDLDAGGSTTAASTSTPA, from the exons ATGGTGTTGGTTTCAGCAGCCGCCGTCTCCAGCTTCTTCCTCGCCACCGCCGCTTTCTTCCGCGGATTCACCGAGCCGACCACCACCAACAGACCCACTCTCAGACCCATCGTTCCG TTGAATCTACGTTTCGGCATCCCTGCTGTTGACCACTTGGAGGAGGAGGCGACCAACAATCACAATGCGATTCCGTCATCGTCGTCGATTTCAACGAGCAGCGTGTCGATAGCGCACGGCACGCACCACGTGCACCACACGGTGGCCCACCACGACGGCAACCTCTTCACGTCACGGCTCGACAACATCGACATGGACCGCATCCTGAACAACCGCCGTCTCGTGCACAACTACGTCGGCTGCGTCGTCGGCAAGAAACCCTGCACCGCCGAGGGCAAGGAATTCAAAC GATCTCTGCCGGACGTGTTGCTGACCGAGTGCGCCAAGTGCAGCGTGCAAATGCAGCGCAACATCGAGCACATGGTGCACGTGCTGCAGAAGGAGTATCCGCTCGAGTGGCAGCAGCTGGTCAAGCACTACGACCCTGACGGCAGCTACCGCAAGCGGTACCCGCACTACCTGCTGGCGTCGGACGACCTGGACGCAGGTGGCAGCACCACCGCCGCTTCGACCAGCACGCCCGCTTAA